A portion of the Girardinichthys multiradiatus isolate DD_20200921_A chromosome 23, DD_fGirMul_XY1, whole genome shotgun sequence genome contains these proteins:
- the LOC124860138 gene encoding protein FAM184A-like isoform X2, which translates to MQLSQRLDQRLHMLRQEVRTMSLEKEREDQVWRERLQRCQRQLKVKDEEMSRQSQYFENFKTQLQQKLNLARDREQSLQSRIYSLEKQLLNVTVSSATGMATITAIRITAGTGIHMDELDRLPSMRGEGEGEEENKEERRKQWQPNVATVIKEGPKVDEGKTETDTEGERDKETKHTSNEARLQSFIISLQEDLKVLLEREEDGMTERRKLLDELQEAQENSHSLDCKVEEMKAELHQLKQSESSLMEEVEDLKKENQSLQQILRDAVPPQSCLKPEATRTLPGANLSRCSPDAPFRPLSEGAVRLGEVQSNQPFLSAVPPIDHQGAAEHTQNDSQDRFTPPKSKTPKQNHLNLFHHRGSNPNPGFQSLSISTEFLTEPKLGNMEEIPSEESDALKAAFHSLGFGDDLQALKEERDHLEVKLQHTKAELQAIAQENAELKLQLRRETEQKWSANEQWSSKEKIITSSTCNRDYHLPLNSDEYDTCLDLTQGELIQALNQENRALADRIQELLAHIELRELEMRKEQTHLRECICRLEEDGVRLEQENQEQVNLISELTRKTEDDLNTIMELQQTLEESKEEPQVKQHCRTLWQSEHRDGITGCFQEKKQEEYVENLVESLVKGEKETDNLTTTSSSCQLNVQDNSSQNSLHASSLTDEVAQLNTSIQSLKTEQKELTVKISSLREEQKEVTLSVQKQTEDKQQLTRSVWALKEQKDCISQSLHGLKQEKENLNRAVCSLKDERDQHTRSISGLKKEKEELTRSLSTLQRDKDVIKDSISSGEEESDRIMKSLQRDELTDSLKGLAEERDEKELTLALNGEHGQLISVSCLKEEKEKLQQSIIRLKQEQENIKQIILGLKEEKCSLQTQAEETNHEFNLRSENMSRGTGDNCPRCESSNNRGTSVQESDLLMESEALGAELKKSREEVEKSREEIRKLHAELSQAEAMREVVEKEAAEQVMRLTESAGQREDIMKENETLSMQVKELQNKLMALHREKTDALSLKAQTEEQFNILAAQLKAKTVALEELNSEYIALKQGRGSRDDHTAALVSLRARYNDIRAKYDALLKRKSQTDLDVAPLKAKLSCLVVKCQERNGLLAEMMKSMHRRGYLEPRLMQQAEHLLRDAALQDYTAAFSPESKTQRREHCSNVTQDFFSAFQGCNKGFMPDPTYPVVSSCLVNQQKEVSSESGVECGESEKCTLRFAGETSKNPQDCWKVAPAAAQTLKEISPGSVSPAVSPDVPLKESIFISSPQLSPATVPLQATSRPEKISSPYGKVKEKYSSNTTEVGGRTQSPSTASSSTQVSPSRRLSSPEKILNLQEELQKTLMDSFQAPKNRGRGQEPRKNLSPSAPTDLNLPKPTKHFSFSVRHTDSLPVSKFPCPTKHTPVVTAKSNTSNKAPTLFNAVTFRSANAKKTLGTFTPCHLEADGSITSELSSSSDFSFNSATHRKDGSISSDDTKLTTHSKQRKEIITVLNLSDATRTDTFNTSCSQAARFSPERSHKVAMDTTAALRNTSRPRPGVPAEVLSVEVIKTVGQSGLLIGWERPPLDELGCSNATFVYGYRVFVNQDFHKSVMSSACTKCILENIDLSAPVQIGIQTLGSNGLHSDSVHTIYTNSDSE; encoded by the exons ATGCAGCTCTCTCAGAGACTGGACCAGAGACTCCACATgctcagacaggaagtcaggaCGATG AGTCTGGAAAAGGAGCGAGAGGATCAAGTATGGAGGGAGCGGCTGCAGCGCTGTCAGAGGCAGTTGAAGGTCAAAGACGAGGAGATGAGTCGTCAGTCCCAGTATTTTGAGAACTTTAAAACCCAGCTCCAACAGAAGCTCAACCTGGCCCGCGACAGAGAGCAGAGTCTGCAGAGCCGCATCTACAGTTTAGAAAAGCAGCTGCTCAACGTGACTGTTAGCTCTGCTACAGGTATGGCAACAATCACAGCCATCAGAATTACTGCTGGGACTGGAATACACATGGATGAACTAGACAGGTTGCCTTCTATGAGAGGAGAGGGGGAAGGAGAAGAGGAGAACAAGGAAGAGAGGAGGAAGCAGTGGCAGCCAAATGTGGCAACTGTGATAAAAGAAGGGCCAAAGGTTGATGAGGGTAAGACGGAGACAGACACAGAGGGAGAAagagacaaagaaacaaaacatacTTCAAATGAGGCCAGACTGCAAAGCTTCATTATCAGCCTGCAGGAGGATCTCAAGGTGCTGTTGGAGAGAGAGGAGGATGGGATGACTGAGCGGAGGAAACTGTTGGATGAGCTCCAGGAGGCTCAGGAAAACAGCCACTCTCTAGACTGCAAAGTGGAGGAGATGAAGGCAGAGCTGCATCAACTGAAACAGTCAGAGAGCTCCCtgatggaggaggtggaggacctGAAAAAGGAGAACCAGAGTCTCCAGCAGATCCTCAGGGATGCAGTTCCTCCTCAGTCATGTCTAAAACCCGAGGCAACACGTACACTTCCTGGAGCAAATTTGTCTCGCTGCAGCCCAGATGCACCTTTCCGCCCTCTGTCAGAAGGAGCTGTACGCCTGGGAGAG gTGCAGTCAAATCAGCCTTTTCTGTCTGCAGTTCCACCTATTGACCATCAGGGTGCGGCAGAGCACACACAGAACGACTCACAGGACCGTTTCACTCCACCCAAatcaaaaaccccaaaacaaaatcatctCAACCTCTTTCACCACAGAGGCTCCAACCCCAACCCAGGTTTCCAGTCCCTTTCCATCTCCACAGAGTTTCTAACTGAGCCCAAACTGGGAAACATGGAGGAAATTCCTAGTGAAGAGTCAGATGCCCTGAAGGCAGCTTTCCACAGCTTAGGTTTTGGTGATGATTTGCAAGCTCTTAAAGAAGAACGTGACCACCTGGAGGTGAAACTTCAGCACACAAAAGCAGAGCTGCAGGCTATAGCTCAGGAGAACGCTGAATTAAAGTTACAGCTCAGGAGAGAGACTGAACAAAAATGGAGTGCAAATGAGCAGTGGTCATCAAAAGAAAAG ATTATCACATCATCCACCTGTAATAGAGATTATCATCTTCCATTAAATTCTGACGAATATGATACATGTCTTGACCTGACACAGGGCGAGCTCATCCAAGCCCTGAATCAGGAAAACCGGGCCTTGGCAGATAGGATCCAAGAGCTGTTAGCTCACATTGAACTCAGAGAATTGGAGATGAGAAAGGAGCAAACACACTTGAGGGAGTGTATTTGTAGGCTGGAGGAGGATGGTGTCAGGCTGGAGCAGGAGAACCAGGAACAAGTTAATTTGATCTCAGAACTCACCAGGAAGACTGAAGATGATCTGAATACCATTATGGAGCTTCAGCAAACGTTAGAAGAGAGCAAAGAGGAACCACAAGTTAAGCAGCACTGCAGAACTCTGTGGCAAAGTGAACACCGGGATGGAATAACGGGATGTTTTCAAGAGAAAAAGCAAGAAGAATATGTAGAGAATTTAGTAGAAAGTTTGGttaaaggagagaaagaaacTGACAATTTGACCACAACCTCCTCATCTTGTCAGCTAAATGTTCAGGATAACTCATCACAAAACAGTCTTCATGCAAGTTCTCTGACAGATGAGGTAGCCCAACTCAACACCTCAATCCAGAGcctcaaaacagaacaaaaagagcTGACAGTCAAGATCAGTTCTCTCAGAGAGGAGCAGAAAGAAGTCACTCTCTCTgtccaaaaacaaacagaagacaaACAGCAGTTAACTCGCTCAGTGTGGGCTCTGAAGGAGCAGAAAGATTGCATCTCTCAGTCTCTACATGGACTTAAACAAGAGAAGGAGAATCTGAACCGGGCCGTCTGCAGTCTGAAGGATGAAAGAGATCAGCATACAAGGTCCATCAGTGgcctaaaaaaagagaaagaggagCTAACTCGGTCTTTATCTACTCTTCAAAGAGACAAAGATGTGATAAAAGACTCTATTTCAAGTGGTGAAGAAGAGAGCGATCGGATCATGAAGTCTCTGCAGAGAGACGAACTAACCGATTCCCTCAAAGGTCTCGCAGAAGAGAGAGACGAGAAAGAACTAACTCTCGCTTTGAACGGGGAACATGGCCAGCTAATATCTGTCAGCTGtttgaaagaagaaaaggaaaaactgcAACAGTCAATCATCAGGCTAAAGCAAGAACAAGAAAACATAAAGCAAATAAtcttgggtttaaaagaggagAAATGCAGCCTTCAAACACAAGCTGAGGAGACCAATCATGAGTTTAATCTAAGAAGTGAGAATATGAGTAGAGGGACAGGAGATAATTGTCCAAGATGTGAGTCCAGTAACAACAGAGGAACGTCTGTTCAG GAAAGTGACCTGTTGATGGAGAGTGAAGCTTTGGGAGCCGAATTAAAGAAGTCAAGAGAAGAAGTGGAAAAGAGTCGTGAAGAA ATCAGGAAGCTGCATGCTGAGCTGTCTCAGGCAGAAGCTATGCGTGAAGTGGTAGAGAAAGAGGCAGCTGAGCAGGTGATGAGACTGACAGAATCAGCTGGTCAGAGGGAAGACATCATGAAGGAAAATGAGACCCTTTCAATGCAG gtgaaggagctgcagaataAACTGATGGCCCTGCACAGGGAGAAGACTGATGCTTTGTCTCTGAAGGCACAAACAGAGGAGCAATTTAACATCCTTGCCGCTCAGCTCAAAGCAAAG ACCGTCGCTCTGGAGGAGTTGAACTCGGAGTATATAGCTCTGAAACAAGGACGGGGCAGCAGGGATGATCACACGGCTGCTCTCGTCTCCCTCAGAGCTCGCTACAATGACATCAGAGCTAAG TATGATGCACTTCTTAAAAGAAAAAGCCAAACTGATCTGGATGTTGCTCCCTTGAAG GCCAAGCTGTCTTGCCTGGTGGTGAAGTGTCAGGAAAGGAACGGCTTGTTAGCCGAAATGATGAAGTCCATGCACAGACGAGGCTACCTGGAGCCCAGGCTGATGCAGCAGGCTGAGCATCTTCTCAGGGATGCTGCTCTTCAGGACTACACTGCTGCATTCTCACCAGAAAGCAAAACCCAACGCAGAGAGCACTGTAGTAACGTAACCCAAGATTTTTTTTCAGCGTTTCAAGGCTGCAACAAGGGATTTATGCCTGATCCTACCTACCCAGTTGTATCGAGCTGTTTGGTTAATCAACAAAAAGAGGTCTCGTCGGAATCTGGAGTCGAGTGTGGTGAAAGTGAAAAATGTACTTTGAGATTTGCTGGTGAGACTTCAAAAAATCCTCAAGACTGCTGGAAAGTTGCACCTGCAGCGGCACAAACACTGAAGGAAATTTCCCCAGGGTCAGTCTCTCCTGCAGTGTCCCCTGATGTCCCATTAAAGGAGAGCATCTTCATAAGCAGTCCCCAG CTGTCTCCTGCCACTGTACCACTCCAAGCAACCAGCCGACCAGAGAAAATTAGCTCTCCTTATGGGAAGGTGAAAGAGAAGTACTCCTCAAATACAACTGAGGTGGGGGGACGCACGCAGAGTCCTTCTACGGCGTCCTCAAGCACACAAGTCAGTCCAAGCAGGAGACTGAGCAGTCCTGAGAAGATCCTCAACCTGCAAGAAGAACTGCAGAAGACTCTCATGGATAGCTTTCAG GCACCTaagaacagaggaagaggacagGAACCCCGTAAAAATCTCTCACCATCAGCGCCTACAGACCTAAACTTACCCAaaccaacaaaacatttttctttcagtgttCGGCATACTGACTCTCTGCCAGTCTCCAAATTTCCGTGCCCTACTAAACACACTCCAGTTGTAACTGCTAAATCCAACACCTCTAATAAGGCACCaactctttttaatgcagttacATTTAGGTCTGCTAATGCCAAAAAAACTCTAGGCACGTTTACTCCCTGTCACCTTGAAGCAGACGGATCTATAACATCAGAACTTTCATCCTCTTCTGATTTTTCTTTCAACTCTGCAACTCACAGAAAAGACGGCTCCATCTCAAGTGACGACACTAAGTTAACAACACACTCAAAGCAGCGAAAGGAAATTATTACCGTGCTTAATTTATCTGATGCTACACGTACAGATACATTCAATACATCCTGCAGTCAGGCTGCTCGTTTCTCACCTGAGAGATCCCACAAGGTTGCCATGGACACCACGGCTGCGTTGAGAAATACTTCAAGACCAAGACCAG GAGTTCCAGCGGAGGTTCTCTCTGTTGAGGTCATTAAAACAGTGGGACAGAGCGGCCTTCTGATTGGCTGGGAGAGGCCGCCTCTTGACGAGCTCGGCTGTAGCAATGCCACTTTTGTGTATGGATATAGG GTTTTTGTAAACCAGGATTTCCACAAATCTGTCATGAGCTCAGCGTGTACCAAG tgtATCCTGGAGAACATCGATCTAAGTGCCCCTGTCCAGATTGGTATCCAGACTCTTGGCTCTAATGGACTCCACTCTGACAGTGTCCACACCATTTATACCAACTCAGACAGTGAATAG
- the LOC124860138 gene encoding trichohyalin-like isoform X3, whose protein sequence is MQLSQRLDQRLHMLRQEVRTMSLEKEREDQVWRERLQRCQRQLKVKDEEMSRQSQYFENFKTQLQQKLNLARDREQSLQSRIYSLEKQLLNVTVSSATGMATITAIRITAGTGIHMDELDRLPSMRGEGEGEEENKEERRKQWQPNVATVIKEGPKVDEGKTETDTEGERDKETKHTSNEARLQSFIISLQEDLKVLLEREEDGMTERRKLLDELQEAQENSHSLDCKVEEMKAELHQLKQSESSLMEEVEDLKKENQSLQQILRDAVPPQSCLKPEATRTLPGANLSRCSPDAPFRPLSEGAVRLGEVQSNQPFLSAVPPIDHQGAAEHTQNDSQDRFTPPKSKTPKQNHLNLFHHRGSNPNPGFQSLSISTEFLTEPKLGNMEEIPSEESDALKAAFHSLGFGDDLQALKEERDHLEVKLQHTKAELQAIAQENAELKLQLRRETEQKWSANEQWSSKEKIITSSTCNRDYHLPLNSDEYDTCLDLTQGELIQALNQENRALADRIQELLAHIELRELEMRKEQTHLRECICRLEEDGVRLEQENQEQVNLISELTRKTEDDLNTIMELQQTLEESKEEPQVKQHCRTLWQSEHRDGITGCFQEKKQEEYVENLVESLVKGEKETDNLTTTSSSCQLNVQDNSSQNSLHASSLTDEVAQLNTSIQSLKTEQKELTVKISSLREEQKEVTLSVQKQTEDKQQLTRSVWALKEQKDCISQSLHGLKQEKENLNRAVCSLKDERDQHTRSISGLKKEKEELTRSLSTLQRDKDVIKDSISSGEEESDRIMKSLQRDELTDSLKGLAEERDEKELTLALNGEHGQLISVSCLKEEKEKLQQSIIRLKQEQENIKQIILGLKEEKCSLQTQAEETNHEFNLRSENMSRGTGDNCPRCESSNNRGTSVQKESDLLMESEALGAELKKSREEIRKLHAELSQAEAMREVVEKEAAEQVMRLTESAGQREDIMKENETLSMQVKELQNKLMALHREKTDALSLKAQTEEQFNILAAQLKAKTVALEELNSEYIALKQGRGSRDDHTAALVSLRARYNDIRAKYDALLKRKSQTDLDVAPLKAKLSCLVVKCQERNGLLAEMMKSMHRRGYLEPRLMQQAEHLLRDAALQDYTAAFSPESKTQRREHCSNVTQDFFSAFQGCNKGFMPDPTYPVVSSCLVNQQKEVSSESGVECGESEKCTLRFAGETSKNPQDCWKVAPAAAQTLKEISPGSVSPAVSPDVPLKESIFISSPQLSPATVPLQATSRPEKISSPYGKVKEKYSSNTTEVGGRTQSPSTASSSTQVSPSRRLSSPEKILNLQEELQKTLMDSFQAPKNRGRGQEPRKNLSPSAPTDLNLPKPTKHFSFSVRHTDSLPVSKFPCPTKHTPVVTAKSNTSNKAPTLFNAVTFRSANAKKTLGTFTPCHLEADGSITSELSSSSDFSFNSATHRKDGSISSDDTKLTTHSKQRKEIITVLNLSDATRTDTFNTSCSQAARFSPERSHKVAMDTTAALRNTSRPRPGVPAEVLSVEVIKTVGQSGLLIGWERPPLDELGCSNATFVYGYRVFVNQDFHKSVMSSACTKCILENIDLSAPVQIGIQTLGSNGLHSDSVHTIYTNSDSE, encoded by the exons ATGCAGCTCTCTCAGAGACTGGACCAGAGACTCCACATgctcagacaggaagtcaggaCGATG AGTCTGGAAAAGGAGCGAGAGGATCAAGTATGGAGGGAGCGGCTGCAGCGCTGTCAGAGGCAGTTGAAGGTCAAAGACGAGGAGATGAGTCGTCAGTCCCAGTATTTTGAGAACTTTAAAACCCAGCTCCAACAGAAGCTCAACCTGGCCCGCGACAGAGAGCAGAGTCTGCAGAGCCGCATCTACAGTTTAGAAAAGCAGCTGCTCAACGTGACTGTTAGCTCTGCTACAGGTATGGCAACAATCACAGCCATCAGAATTACTGCTGGGACTGGAATACACATGGATGAACTAGACAGGTTGCCTTCTATGAGAGGAGAGGGGGAAGGAGAAGAGGAGAACAAGGAAGAGAGGAGGAAGCAGTGGCAGCCAAATGTGGCAACTGTGATAAAAGAAGGGCCAAAGGTTGATGAGGGTAAGACGGAGACAGACACAGAGGGAGAAagagacaaagaaacaaaacatacTTCAAATGAGGCCAGACTGCAAAGCTTCATTATCAGCCTGCAGGAGGATCTCAAGGTGCTGTTGGAGAGAGAGGAGGATGGGATGACTGAGCGGAGGAAACTGTTGGATGAGCTCCAGGAGGCTCAGGAAAACAGCCACTCTCTAGACTGCAAAGTGGAGGAGATGAAGGCAGAGCTGCATCAACTGAAACAGTCAGAGAGCTCCCtgatggaggaggtggaggacctGAAAAAGGAGAACCAGAGTCTCCAGCAGATCCTCAGGGATGCAGTTCCTCCTCAGTCATGTCTAAAACCCGAGGCAACACGTACACTTCCTGGAGCAAATTTGTCTCGCTGCAGCCCAGATGCACCTTTCCGCCCTCTGTCAGAAGGAGCTGTACGCCTGGGAGAG gTGCAGTCAAATCAGCCTTTTCTGTCTGCAGTTCCACCTATTGACCATCAGGGTGCGGCAGAGCACACACAGAACGACTCACAGGACCGTTTCACTCCACCCAAatcaaaaaccccaaaacaaaatcatctCAACCTCTTTCACCACAGAGGCTCCAACCCCAACCCAGGTTTCCAGTCCCTTTCCATCTCCACAGAGTTTCTAACTGAGCCCAAACTGGGAAACATGGAGGAAATTCCTAGTGAAGAGTCAGATGCCCTGAAGGCAGCTTTCCACAGCTTAGGTTTTGGTGATGATTTGCAAGCTCTTAAAGAAGAACGTGACCACCTGGAGGTGAAACTTCAGCACACAAAAGCAGAGCTGCAGGCTATAGCTCAGGAGAACGCTGAATTAAAGTTACAGCTCAGGAGAGAGACTGAACAAAAATGGAGTGCAAATGAGCAGTGGTCATCAAAAGAAAAG ATTATCACATCATCCACCTGTAATAGAGATTATCATCTTCCATTAAATTCTGACGAATATGATACATGTCTTGACCTGACACAGGGCGAGCTCATCCAAGCCCTGAATCAGGAAAACCGGGCCTTGGCAGATAGGATCCAAGAGCTGTTAGCTCACATTGAACTCAGAGAATTGGAGATGAGAAAGGAGCAAACACACTTGAGGGAGTGTATTTGTAGGCTGGAGGAGGATGGTGTCAGGCTGGAGCAGGAGAACCAGGAACAAGTTAATTTGATCTCAGAACTCACCAGGAAGACTGAAGATGATCTGAATACCATTATGGAGCTTCAGCAAACGTTAGAAGAGAGCAAAGAGGAACCACAAGTTAAGCAGCACTGCAGAACTCTGTGGCAAAGTGAACACCGGGATGGAATAACGGGATGTTTTCAAGAGAAAAAGCAAGAAGAATATGTAGAGAATTTAGTAGAAAGTTTGGttaaaggagagaaagaaacTGACAATTTGACCACAACCTCCTCATCTTGTCAGCTAAATGTTCAGGATAACTCATCACAAAACAGTCTTCATGCAAGTTCTCTGACAGATGAGGTAGCCCAACTCAACACCTCAATCCAGAGcctcaaaacagaacaaaaagagcTGACAGTCAAGATCAGTTCTCTCAGAGAGGAGCAGAAAGAAGTCACTCTCTCTgtccaaaaacaaacagaagacaaACAGCAGTTAACTCGCTCAGTGTGGGCTCTGAAGGAGCAGAAAGATTGCATCTCTCAGTCTCTACATGGACTTAAACAAGAGAAGGAGAATCTGAACCGGGCCGTCTGCAGTCTGAAGGATGAAAGAGATCAGCATACAAGGTCCATCAGTGgcctaaaaaaagagaaagaggagCTAACTCGGTCTTTATCTACTCTTCAAAGAGACAAAGATGTGATAAAAGACTCTATTTCAAGTGGTGAAGAAGAGAGCGATCGGATCATGAAGTCTCTGCAGAGAGACGAACTAACCGATTCCCTCAAAGGTCTCGCAGAAGAGAGAGACGAGAAAGAACTAACTCTCGCTTTGAACGGGGAACATGGCCAGCTAATATCTGTCAGCTGtttgaaagaagaaaaggaaaaactgcAACAGTCAATCATCAGGCTAAAGCAAGAACAAGAAAACATAAAGCAAATAAtcttgggtttaaaagaggagAAATGCAGCCTTCAAACACAAGCTGAGGAGACCAATCATGAGTTTAATCTAAGAAGTGAGAATATGAGTAGAGGGACAGGAGATAATTGTCCAAGATGTGAGTCCAGTAACAACAGAGGAACGTCTGTTCAG AAGGAAAGTGACCTGTTGATGGAGAGTGAAGCTTTGGGAGCCGAATTAAAGAAGTCAAGAGAAGAA ATCAGGAAGCTGCATGCTGAGCTGTCTCAGGCAGAAGCTATGCGTGAAGTGGTAGAGAAAGAGGCAGCTGAGCAGGTGATGAGACTGACAGAATCAGCTGGTCAGAGGGAAGACATCATGAAGGAAAATGAGACCCTTTCAATGCAG gtgaaggagctgcagaataAACTGATGGCCCTGCACAGGGAGAAGACTGATGCTTTGTCTCTGAAGGCACAAACAGAGGAGCAATTTAACATCCTTGCCGCTCAGCTCAAAGCAAAG ACCGTCGCTCTGGAGGAGTTGAACTCGGAGTATATAGCTCTGAAACAAGGACGGGGCAGCAGGGATGATCACACGGCTGCTCTCGTCTCCCTCAGAGCTCGCTACAATGACATCAGAGCTAAG TATGATGCACTTCTTAAAAGAAAAAGCCAAACTGATCTGGATGTTGCTCCCTTGAAG GCCAAGCTGTCTTGCCTGGTGGTGAAGTGTCAGGAAAGGAACGGCTTGTTAGCCGAAATGATGAAGTCCATGCACAGACGAGGCTACCTGGAGCCCAGGCTGATGCAGCAGGCTGAGCATCTTCTCAGGGATGCTGCTCTTCAGGACTACACTGCTGCATTCTCACCAGAAAGCAAAACCCAACGCAGAGAGCACTGTAGTAACGTAACCCAAGATTTTTTTTCAGCGTTTCAAGGCTGCAACAAGGGATTTATGCCTGATCCTACCTACCCAGTTGTATCGAGCTGTTTGGTTAATCAACAAAAAGAGGTCTCGTCGGAATCTGGAGTCGAGTGTGGTGAAAGTGAAAAATGTACTTTGAGATTTGCTGGTGAGACTTCAAAAAATCCTCAAGACTGCTGGAAAGTTGCACCTGCAGCGGCACAAACACTGAAGGAAATTTCCCCAGGGTCAGTCTCTCCTGCAGTGTCCCCTGATGTCCCATTAAAGGAGAGCATCTTCATAAGCAGTCCCCAG CTGTCTCCTGCCACTGTACCACTCCAAGCAACCAGCCGACCAGAGAAAATTAGCTCTCCTTATGGGAAGGTGAAAGAGAAGTACTCCTCAAATACAACTGAGGTGGGGGGACGCACGCAGAGTCCTTCTACGGCGTCCTCAAGCACACAAGTCAGTCCAAGCAGGAGACTGAGCAGTCCTGAGAAGATCCTCAACCTGCAAGAAGAACTGCAGAAGACTCTCATGGATAGCTTTCAG GCACCTaagaacagaggaagaggacagGAACCCCGTAAAAATCTCTCACCATCAGCGCCTACAGACCTAAACTTACCCAaaccaacaaaacatttttctttcagtgttCGGCATACTGACTCTCTGCCAGTCTCCAAATTTCCGTGCCCTACTAAACACACTCCAGTTGTAACTGCTAAATCCAACACCTCTAATAAGGCACCaactctttttaatgcagttacATTTAGGTCTGCTAATGCCAAAAAAACTCTAGGCACGTTTACTCCCTGTCACCTTGAAGCAGACGGATCTATAACATCAGAACTTTCATCCTCTTCTGATTTTTCTTTCAACTCTGCAACTCACAGAAAAGACGGCTCCATCTCAAGTGACGACACTAAGTTAACAACACACTCAAAGCAGCGAAAGGAAATTATTACCGTGCTTAATTTATCTGATGCTACACGTACAGATACATTCAATACATCCTGCAGTCAGGCTGCTCGTTTCTCACCTGAGAGATCCCACAAGGTTGCCATGGACACCACGGCTGCGTTGAGAAATACTTCAAGACCAAGACCAG GAGTTCCAGCGGAGGTTCTCTCTGTTGAGGTCATTAAAACAGTGGGACAGAGCGGCCTTCTGATTGGCTGGGAGAGGCCGCCTCTTGACGAGCTCGGCTGTAGCAATGCCACTTTTGTGTATGGATATAGG GTTTTTGTAAACCAGGATTTCCACAAATCTGTCATGAGCTCAGCGTGTACCAAG tgtATCCTGGAGAACATCGATCTAAGTGCCCCTGTCCAGATTGGTATCCAGACTCTTGGCTCTAATGGACTCCACTCTGACAGTGTCCACACCATTTATACCAACTCAGACAGTGAATAG